The following are encoded together in the Thalassolituus oleivorans MIL-1 genome:
- a CDS encoding DUF3820 family protein yields the protein MFDKNDLLLLITTTMPFGKYQGRVLMDIPEEYLLWMNNKGFPQGQLGQLLALALELKIHGLEDILTPLRKNNPPNHQHSTDDTLH from the coding sequence GTGTTTGATAAGAATGATCTGCTATTACTGATCACAACGACAATGCCCTTCGGCAAGTATCAAGGTCGTGTCCTAATGGATATTCCAGAAGAATACCTACTCTGGATGAATAATAAGGGCTTCCCTCAAGGACAGCTGGGCCAACTCCTAGCACTTGCGCTAGAATTAAAAATTCATGGATTAGAGGATATTCTCACTCCGCTGCGGAAGAACAATCCACCTAACCATCAACACTCAACAGACGACACGCTGCATTAA
- a CDS encoding glutamine amidotransferase-related protein translates to MTMKYLGLLETDDLYSDLLEDYKSYGTMFRHFFNSLPSRSHELQYRHYQVKQGELPQTFDECDAYLITGSKTGVYDNERWIEPLSNWIKAAHDKGAPLIGICFGHQVIAHSLGGYAQKSSKGWGVGVHMTTIEHRPAWLNDQRSHMRLIYSHQDQVEQLPPKAKRLAGSRFCNNASFFIDDRVLTFQGHPEFTAEYFVRLLERRRAAIGDEILDAGFSSLDQPTDADDIGAWILEFIQLQR, encoded by the coding sequence ATGACTATGAAGTACCTTGGCCTGTTAGAAACAGACGATCTATATTCTGACCTTCTAGAAGACTATAAGAGTTACGGCACCATGTTTCGGCATTTTTTTAATAGCCTGCCGTCAAGGTCTCACGAGCTTCAGTACCGTCACTATCAGGTTAAGCAAGGTGAATTACCACAAACCTTCGACGAGTGTGATGCGTATTTAATTACTGGTTCCAAAACGGGCGTGTACGATAACGAACGATGGATTGAGCCACTGAGTAACTGGATCAAAGCAGCTCACGATAAAGGAGCTCCCCTAATTGGGATTTGTTTTGGCCATCAAGTTATTGCTCATAGCCTAGGCGGCTACGCTCAAAAAAGCAGCAAAGGATGGGGCGTTGGAGTACATATGACAACCATAGAACACCGTCCTGCTTGGCTAAACGACCAACGCAGTCATATGCGCCTCATTTATAGTCATCAAGATCAAGTAGAACAATTACCCCCAAAAGCGAAACGTCTAGCTGGAAGTCGTTTTTGCAATAACGCTTCTTTTTTTATCGACGACCGCGTATTAACTTTTCAGGGTCACCCAGAGTTTACCGCTGAATACTTTGTGCGCTTGCTAGAACGCCGGCGCGCAGCTATCGGCGATGAGATTTTAGATGCGGGATTTTCGAGTTTAGATCAGCCGACAGACGCTGATGATATCGGTGCCTGGATTTTAGAATTTATACAGTTACAACGTTAA
- a CDS encoding GNAT family N-acetyltransferase, producing MMVVHQPEQTRFIIEQDGHTCLLEYALEGQNINFTHTYVPFRLRGKGLAEQLVEVGLAWANAEQLNVKASCWYVAKFLPQ from the coding sequence ATGATGGTAGTACATCAGCCAGAGCAGACTCGTTTCATTATCGAACAAGATGGGCATACCTGTTTACTTGAGTATGCGCTCGAGGGGCAGAATATTAATTTTACCCACACGTATGTACCTTTCCGTTTGCGCGGCAAGGGTTTAGCAGAGCAACTAGTTGAAGTAGGACTGGCTTGGGCTAATGCAGAACAATTAAACGTTAAAGCAAGTTGCTGGTACGTTGCTAAGTTTTTACCTCAATAG
- a CDS encoding DUF3301 domain-containing protein yields MLLLIAVCAVFAVLYLGWSRQQRARSLALTRVKRQCETDALQLLDDTLILESMRFKWRKDNTPVLCRCYAFEFTSTGDERYAGYIQLEGYRVASLQLMPHRVQ; encoded by the coding sequence TGATCGCTGTTTGTGCAGTATTTGCCGTTCTCTATTTAGGTTGGAGTCGGCAGCAGCGAGCACGTTCGTTAGCGTTGACCCGAGTAAAGCGCCAGTGCGAAACGGATGCTTTGCAGTTACTGGACGATACGTTAATTCTAGAAAGTATGCGGTTTAAATGGCGCAAAGATAATACGCCAGTGTTATGTCGCTGCTATGCGTTTGAGTTTACTTCTACCGGTGACGAACGTTACGCCGGTTACATCCAGCTAGAGGGATACCGCGTTGCTTCGTTACAGCTTATGCCACATCGAGTTCAATAG